One part of the Terrimicrobium sacchariphilum genome encodes these proteins:
- a CDS encoding beta strand repeat-containing protein, producing the protein MKPLSRSLHRTKKARRYASNLAFAISALAGLSSLSAQTNVWNGSGVAGGTAGTVWTDGANYSGGTANFTSSNDINFGVIGSAGTYSFSGTAGTYAVKDLLFGTTSSTITTSESITLNGTGTAGQTTLSLAGNVVVPSPNGSKAIISSDVTLNLSNAAHLVQFAANPNVTATVTQPGVLVLKSLVTGGGASSSIATQFSAYGPGLSTTPALVLSNDSNTFDSKITGSSRVYFTSIGNVGEVSSLGASTGANSVVGMAGGGIFGYIGSTSQSSNRAITVSGGSPLIANMASSTGTTLTLNGAMTFTNAASTLRLGATAGNSLVIDTVIANASGFTTGVTLMGGADRYDANGVYSSASLTGTTYLKGLNTYTGVTTLWGGMANVEQFGNINEASGLGKGSAAGSAADIVFAGGGIQHTAANTASTDRLFTISNFGSGTSATIDSSAANTAHTLSFTSSGAVSFSNSTTVHSLILTGTNTGRNVFNPSVGVNSGGQYTNSVTKSGTGTWVLSGSNTYTGATTVSGGTLVFANKSAKSSASTVTAAAGTFIGLGVGGSNDYSSADVDSLFANTLSGFTLNATTGVAIDTTAGNFTYATNQTSTRALSKIGANTLTLSGSGNYSSTLVHEGTLLINGNNGSGTVTVDAGATLGGSGTIGGAATIKGNLKPGNSPGEITFLNNLTLQSSATVTMEINGTSRGTTFDAVMVGNLLTYDGALVLNLGTTFGTGDYTFDLFSFGSTSGSFSSVVLAGSYSGTLTNSGGIWTLTQGNEIWSFSQTTGDLNLTVAVPEPGTFACLIVGLTTLVVLRRRKA; encoded by the coding sequence AAGTGCTGGCACCTATTCCTTCTCTGGCACGGCAGGCACCTATGCAGTCAAGGATCTCCTCTTTGGAACGACCTCCAGCACCATCACCACGAGCGAGTCGATCACGCTGAATGGCACAGGCACGGCCGGGCAGACGACGCTCTCGCTGGCGGGCAATGTCGTGGTGCCCTCGCCAAACGGGTCCAAGGCGATCATCAGCAGCGACGTCACGCTGAATCTCTCGAATGCGGCGCACCTCGTGCAGTTCGCGGCCAATCCCAACGTAACCGCCACAGTGACCCAGCCGGGAGTGCTTGTTCTCAAGTCTCTGGTCACCGGCGGCGGAGCCAGCTCCAGCATCGCGACGCAATTCTCCGCTTACGGGCCCGGCCTGTCCACCACCCCCGCCCTCGTCCTGTCCAATGATAGCAATACGTTTGACAGTAAAATCACCGGAAGCAGCCGCGTCTACTTCACATCCATCGGCAATGTCGGGGAAGTTTCCAGTCTCGGCGCGTCCACCGGTGCGAACTCTGTAGTCGGCATGGCAGGCGGCGGGATCTTCGGCTATATCGGCTCAACGAGCCAAAGCTCGAATCGCGCCATTACGGTTTCAGGAGGGAGCCCGCTGATTGCCAACATGGCTTCATCCACGGGCACGACTCTGACGCTGAATGGAGCAATGACCTTTACCAACGCAGCATCAACTTTGCGCCTCGGCGCCACTGCGGGCAATTCCCTGGTCATCGATACCGTGATAGCGAATGCCTCTGGCTTCACCACGGGGGTGACCCTGATGGGCGGAGCAGATCGCTATGATGCAAATGGCGTATATAGTTCTGCCAGCCTGACGGGAACGACCTATCTCAAGGGCCTCAATACTTATACCGGTGTAACGACGCTCTGGGGCGGTATGGCCAACGTCGAACAATTTGGAAACATCAACGAAGCCAGCGGCCTTGGAAAGGGCTCGGCCGCAGGCTCTGCAGCAGATATTGTCTTTGCCGGAGGAGGTATCCAGCACACAGCGGCCAATACCGCCTCGACCGATCGCCTCTTTACGATTTCAAACTTCGGGTCGGGGACTTCGGCAACGATTGACTCCTCCGCAGCCAATACGGCTCACACCCTGAGTTTTACGAGCTCCGGCGCCGTTTCCTTTAGCAATAGCACCACCGTCCACTCCCTGATTCTGACCGGGACCAATACGGGTAGAAACGTCTTCAACCCATCCGTCGGGGTAAACTCCGGCGGACAATACACCAACAGCGTGACAAAGAGCGGAACTGGCACCTGGGTGCTTTCCGGCAGCAATACCTATACGGGTGCAACAACCGTCAGCGGCGGCACGCTGGTCTTTGCGAACAAGTCCGCCAAGTCCTCCGCCAGCACTGTCACGGCCGCTGCAGGGACTTTCATCGGCCTCGGCGTCGGCGGGAGCAATGACTACTCCTCCGCCGATGTGGACTCACTCTTCGCCAACACGCTGTCCGGGTTCACGCTCAATGCGACAACCGGCGTGGCGATCGACACCACCGCGGGGAACTTCACCTACGCCACCAACCAGACCTCCACGCGCGCCCTTTCCAAGATCGGAGCGAACACACTGACGCTCTCGGGCTCGGGCAACTACTCGAGCACGCTGGTTCATGAGGGCACGCTCCTCATCAATGGAAACAATGGCTCCGGCACGGTGACAGTCGATGCGGGCGCGACCCTCGGTGGCAGCGGCACCATCGGAGGTGCTGCCACGATCAAGGGCAACCTCAAACCCGGCAACAGCCCAGGCGAGATCACGTTCCTCAACAACCTGACGCTTCAATCATCGGCCACGGTGACGATGGAAATCAACGGCACCTCGCGAGGGACCACATTTGACGCCGTCATGGTCGGCAATCTGCTGACCTACGATGGCGCTTTGGTGCTCAATCTTGGCACGACCTTTGGCACAGGAGACTACACCTTTGATTTGTTCTCCTTCGGCTCCACCAGCGGGAGCTTCTCATCCGTCGTACTCGCTGGCAGCTACAGTGGGACTTTGACCAACAGCGGAGGCATCTGGACTCTTACCCAAGGCAACGAGATCTGGAGCTTTTCCCAGACGACCGGCGATCTCAATCTCACGGTGGCAGTGCCGGAACCCGGGACGTTTGCCTGCCTGATCGTCGGCCTGACCACCCTGGTCGTCCTGCGCCGCCGCAAAGCCTAG